Proteins encoded within one genomic window of Felis catus isolate Fca126 chromosome C1, F.catus_Fca126_mat1.0, whole genome shotgun sequence:
- the CDCA7 gene encoding cell division cycle-associated protein 7 isoform X4 → MDARRVRQKGHGVKKNLKKFRYVKLISMETSSSSDDSCDSFASDNFANTKPKFRSDISEELANVFYEDSDNESFCGFSESEVQDVLDHCGFLQKPRPDVTKELASIFHADSDDESFCGFSESEIQDGMRLQSDHTGCRTRSQCRRSGPLRVAMKFPTQNTRGAANKRAAPPEPSENSVTDSSSDSEDENGMNFLEKRALNIKQNKAMLAKLMSELESFPGSFPGRRSLPGPSSQSKTTRRRTFPGVASRRNPERRARPLTRSRSRILGSLSALPPEEEEEEEEDKFMLVRKRKTMDNYMNEDDVPRNRRAGSMTLPHIIRPVEEITEEELENICNNSREKIYNRSLYFVLFPPICLFVGIYLPPMPPENYRYQNKLQKPGVLGCSWPVLWPLPSKPLW, encoded by the exons CAAAAGGGTCACGGAGTAAAGAAGAACTTAAAGAAATTTAGATACGTGAAGTTGATTTCCATGGAAACCTCGTCATCCTCTGATGACAGTTGTGACAGCTTTGCTTCTGATAATTTTGCAAACACG aaaccTAAATTCAGGTCAGATATCAGTGAAGAACTGGCAAATGTTTTTTATGAGGACTCTGATAATGAATCTTTCTGCGGCTTTTCAGAAAGTGAGGTGCAAGATGTGTTAGACCATTGTGGATTTTTACAGAAACCAAGGCCAGATGTCACTAAAGAACTGGCCAGTATTTTTCATGCCGACTCTGACGATGAATCATTTTGCGGTTTCTCAGAGAGTGAGATACAAGATGGAATG AGACTGCAGTCAGACCACACTGGCTGCAGGACCCGAAGCCAGTGCAGAAGGTCCGGACCCCTCCGCGTGGCCATGAAGTTTCCAACTCAGAACACCAGGGGAGCCGCCAACAAGAGAGCAGCACCCCCAGAACCCTCTGAGAATTCTGTGACCGATTCCAGTTCTGATTCAGAAGATGAAAATGGCATGAATTTTTTGGAGAAAAGAGctttaaatataaagcaaaacaaagcaatg cTTGCAAAACTAATGTCAGAATTAGAAAGTTTCCCTGGCTCATTCCCTGGAAGGCGTTCCCTACCAGGCCCCAGTTCG CAGTCAAAGACAACCCGGAGGCGTACATTCCCAGGTGTTGCTTCCAGAAGAAACCCTGAACGGAGAGCTCGTCCTCTCACCAGGTCAAGGTCTCGGATCCTTGGGTCCCTTAGTGCTCTGCccccagaagaggaggaggaagaggaggaagataaGTTCATGTtggtgagaaagaggaagaccaTGGACAACTACATGAAT GAAGATGACGTGCCCAGAAATCGTCGTGCCGGATCCATGACCCTCCCACATATAATTCGCCCTGTGGAAGAAATTACAGAGGAAGAGCTGGAGAACATCTGTAACAACTCTCGAGAGAAGATCTATAACCGTTCATTG tattttgttctttttccccctATTTGCCTCTTTGTAGGGATCTACTTGCCACCAATGCCGCCAGAAAACTATCGATACCAAAACAAACTGCAGAAACCCGGAGTGCTGGGGTGTTCGTGGCCAGTTCTGTGGCCCCTGCCTTCGAAACCGTTATGGTGA
- the CDCA7 gene encoding cell division cycle-associated protein 7 isoform X2 produces the protein MQKGHGVKKNLKKFRYVKLISMETSSSSDDSCDSFASDNFANTKPKFRSDISEELANVFYEDSDNESFCGFSESEVQDVLDHCGFLQKPRPDVTKELASIFHADSDDESFCGFSESEIQDGMRLQSDHTGCRTRSQCRRSGPLRVAMKFPTQNTRGAANKRAAPPEPSENSVTDSSSDSEDENGMNFLEKRALNIKQNKAMLAKLMSELESFPGSFPGRRSLPGPSSQSKTTRRRTFPGVASRRNPERRARPLTRSRSRILGSLSALPPEEEEEEEEDKFMLVRKRKTMDNYMNEDDVPRNRRAGSMTLPHIIRPVEEITEEELENICNNSREKIYNRSLGSTCHQCRQKTIDTKTNCRNPECWGVRGQFCGPCLRNRYGEEVKDALLDPNWYCPPCRRICNCSFCRQRDGRCATGVLVYLAKYHGFGNVHAYLKSLKQEFEMQA, from the exons CAAAAGGGTCACGGAGTAAAGAAGAACTTAAAGAAATTTAGATACGTGAAGTTGATTTCCATGGAAACCTCGTCATCCTCTGATGACAGTTGTGACAGCTTTGCTTCTGATAATTTTGCAAACACG aaaccTAAATTCAGGTCAGATATCAGTGAAGAACTGGCAAATGTTTTTTATGAGGACTCTGATAATGAATCTTTCTGCGGCTTTTCAGAAAGTGAGGTGCAAGATGTGTTAGACCATTGTGGATTTTTACAGAAACCAAGGCCAGATGTCACTAAAGAACTGGCCAGTATTTTTCATGCCGACTCTGACGATGAATCATTTTGCGGTTTCTCAGAGAGTGAGATACAAGATGGAATG AGACTGCAGTCAGACCACACTGGCTGCAGGACCCGAAGCCAGTGCAGAAGGTCCGGACCCCTCCGCGTGGCCATGAAGTTTCCAACTCAGAACACCAGGGGAGCCGCCAACAAGAGAGCAGCACCCCCAGAACCCTCTGAGAATTCTGTGACCGATTCCAGTTCTGATTCAGAAGATGAAAATGGCATGAATTTTTTGGAGAAAAGAGctttaaatataaagcaaaacaaagcaatg cTTGCAAAACTAATGTCAGAATTAGAAAGTTTCCCTGGCTCATTCCCTGGAAGGCGTTCCCTACCAGGCCCCAGTTCG CAGTCAAAGACAACCCGGAGGCGTACATTCCCAGGTGTTGCTTCCAGAAGAAACCCTGAACGGAGAGCTCGTCCTCTCACCAGGTCAAGGTCTCGGATCCTTGGGTCCCTTAGTGCTCTGCccccagaagaggaggaggaagaggaggaagataaGTTCATGTtggtgagaaagaggaagaccaTGGACAACTACATGAAT GAAGATGACGTGCCCAGAAATCGTCGTGCCGGATCCATGACCCTCCCACATATAATTCGCCCTGTGGAAGAAATTACAGAGGAAGAGCTGGAGAACATCTGTAACAACTCTCGAGAGAAGATCTATAACCGTTCATTG GGATCTACTTGCCACCAATGCCGCCAGAAAACTATCGATACCAAAACAAACTGCAGAAACCCGGAGTGCTGGGGTGTTCGTGGCCAGTTCTGTGGCCCCTGCCTTCGAAACCGTTATGGTGAAGAAGTCAAGGATGCTCTGCTGGATCCA AACTGGTATTGTCCGCCTTGCCGCCGAATCTGCAACTGCAGTTTCTGTCGGCAGCGAGATGGGCGGTGTGCGACTGGGGTCCTTGTGTATTTAGCCAAATACCATGGCTTTGGGAACGTGCATGCTTACTTGAAAAG tCTGAAACAGGAATTCGAAATGCAAGCATAG
- the CDCA7 gene encoding cell division cycle-associated protein 7 isoform X3, with amino-acid sequence MDARRVRQKGHGVKKNLKKFRYVKLISMETSSSSDDSCDSFASDNFANTKPRPDVTKELASIFHADSDDESFCGFSESEIQDGMRLQSDHTGCRTRSQCRRSGPLRVAMKFPTQNTRGAANKRAAPPEPSENSVTDSSSDSEDENGMNFLEKRALNIKQNKAMLAKLMSELESFPGSFPGRRSLPGPSSQSKTTRRRTFPGVASRRNPERRARPLTRSRSRILGSLSALPPEEEEEEEEDKFMLVRKRKTMDNYMNEDDVPRNRRAGSMTLPHIIRPVEEITEEELENICNNSREKIYNRSLGSTCHQCRQKTIDTKTNCRNPECWGVRGQFCGPCLRNRYGEEVKDALLDPNWYCPPCRRICNCSFCRQRDGRCATGVLVYLAKYHGFGNVHAYLKSLKQEFEMQA; translated from the exons CAAAAGGGTCACGGAGTAAAGAAGAACTTAAAGAAATTTAGATACGTGAAGTTGATTTCCATGGAAACCTCGTCATCCTCTGATGACAGTTGTGACAGCTTTGCTTCTGATAATTTTGCAAACACG AAACCAAGGCCAGATGTCACTAAAGAACTGGCCAGTATTTTTCATGCCGACTCTGACGATGAATCATTTTGCGGTTTCTCAGAGAGTGAGATACAAGATGGAATG AGACTGCAGTCAGACCACACTGGCTGCAGGACCCGAAGCCAGTGCAGAAGGTCCGGACCCCTCCGCGTGGCCATGAAGTTTCCAACTCAGAACACCAGGGGAGCCGCCAACAAGAGAGCAGCACCCCCAGAACCCTCTGAGAATTCTGTGACCGATTCCAGTTCTGATTCAGAAGATGAAAATGGCATGAATTTTTTGGAGAAAAGAGctttaaatataaagcaaaacaaagcaatg cTTGCAAAACTAATGTCAGAATTAGAAAGTTTCCCTGGCTCATTCCCTGGAAGGCGTTCCCTACCAGGCCCCAGTTCG CAGTCAAAGACAACCCGGAGGCGTACATTCCCAGGTGTTGCTTCCAGAAGAAACCCTGAACGGAGAGCTCGTCCTCTCACCAGGTCAAGGTCTCGGATCCTTGGGTCCCTTAGTGCTCTGCccccagaagaggaggaggaagaggaggaagataaGTTCATGTtggtgagaaagaggaagaccaTGGACAACTACATGAAT GAAGATGACGTGCCCAGAAATCGTCGTGCCGGATCCATGACCCTCCCACATATAATTCGCCCTGTGGAAGAAATTACAGAGGAAGAGCTGGAGAACATCTGTAACAACTCTCGAGAGAAGATCTATAACCGTTCATTG GGATCTACTTGCCACCAATGCCGCCAGAAAACTATCGATACCAAAACAAACTGCAGAAACCCGGAGTGCTGGGGTGTTCGTGGCCAGTTCTGTGGCCCCTGCCTTCGAAACCGTTATGGTGAAGAAGTCAAGGATGCTCTGCTGGATCCA AACTGGTATTGTCCGCCTTGCCGCCGAATCTGCAACTGCAGTTTCTGTCGGCAGCGAGATGGGCGGTGTGCGACTGGGGTCCTTGTGTATTTAGCCAAATACCATGGCTTTGGGAACGTGCATGCTTACTTGAAAAG tCTGAAACAGGAATTCGAAATGCAAGCATAG
- the CDCA7 gene encoding cell division cycle-associated protein 7 isoform X1, whose protein sequence is MDARRVRQKGHGVKKNLKKFRYVKLISMETSSSSDDSCDSFASDNFANTKPKFRSDISEELANVFYEDSDNESFCGFSESEVQDVLDHCGFLQKPRPDVTKELASIFHADSDDESFCGFSESEIQDGMRLQSDHTGCRTRSQCRRSGPLRVAMKFPTQNTRGAANKRAAPPEPSENSVTDSSSDSEDENGMNFLEKRALNIKQNKAMLAKLMSELESFPGSFPGRRSLPGPSSQSKTTRRRTFPGVASRRNPERRARPLTRSRSRILGSLSALPPEEEEEEEEDKFMLVRKRKTMDNYMNEDDVPRNRRAGSMTLPHIIRPVEEITEEELENICNNSREKIYNRSLGSTCHQCRQKTIDTKTNCRNPECWGVRGQFCGPCLRNRYGEEVKDALLDPNWYCPPCRRICNCSFCRQRDGRCATGVLVYLAKYHGFGNVHAYLKSLKQEFEMQA, encoded by the exons CAAAAGGGTCACGGAGTAAAGAAGAACTTAAAGAAATTTAGATACGTGAAGTTGATTTCCATGGAAACCTCGTCATCCTCTGATGACAGTTGTGACAGCTTTGCTTCTGATAATTTTGCAAACACG aaaccTAAATTCAGGTCAGATATCAGTGAAGAACTGGCAAATGTTTTTTATGAGGACTCTGATAATGAATCTTTCTGCGGCTTTTCAGAAAGTGAGGTGCAAGATGTGTTAGACCATTGTGGATTTTTACAGAAACCAAGGCCAGATGTCACTAAAGAACTGGCCAGTATTTTTCATGCCGACTCTGACGATGAATCATTTTGCGGTTTCTCAGAGAGTGAGATACAAGATGGAATG AGACTGCAGTCAGACCACACTGGCTGCAGGACCCGAAGCCAGTGCAGAAGGTCCGGACCCCTCCGCGTGGCCATGAAGTTTCCAACTCAGAACACCAGGGGAGCCGCCAACAAGAGAGCAGCACCCCCAGAACCCTCTGAGAATTCTGTGACCGATTCCAGTTCTGATTCAGAAGATGAAAATGGCATGAATTTTTTGGAGAAAAGAGctttaaatataaagcaaaacaaagcaatg cTTGCAAAACTAATGTCAGAATTAGAAAGTTTCCCTGGCTCATTCCCTGGAAGGCGTTCCCTACCAGGCCCCAGTTCG CAGTCAAAGACAACCCGGAGGCGTACATTCCCAGGTGTTGCTTCCAGAAGAAACCCTGAACGGAGAGCTCGTCCTCTCACCAGGTCAAGGTCTCGGATCCTTGGGTCCCTTAGTGCTCTGCccccagaagaggaggaggaagaggaggaagataaGTTCATGTtggtgagaaagaggaagaccaTGGACAACTACATGAAT GAAGATGACGTGCCCAGAAATCGTCGTGCCGGATCCATGACCCTCCCACATATAATTCGCCCTGTGGAAGAAATTACAGAGGAAGAGCTGGAGAACATCTGTAACAACTCTCGAGAGAAGATCTATAACCGTTCATTG GGATCTACTTGCCACCAATGCCGCCAGAAAACTATCGATACCAAAACAAACTGCAGAAACCCGGAGTGCTGGGGTGTTCGTGGCCAGTTCTGTGGCCCCTGCCTTCGAAACCGTTATGGTGAAGAAGTCAAGGATGCTCTGCTGGATCCA AACTGGTATTGTCCGCCTTGCCGCCGAATCTGCAACTGCAGTTTCTGTCGGCAGCGAGATGGGCGGTGTGCGACTGGGGTCCTTGTGTATTTAGCCAAATACCATGGCTTTGGGAACGTGCATGCTTACTTGAAAAG tCTGAAACAGGAATTCGAAATGCAAGCATAG
- the CDCA7 gene encoding cell division cycle-associated protein 7 isoform X5, giving the protein MDARRVRQKGHGVKKNLKKFRYVKLISMETSSSSDDSCDSFASDNFANTRLQSDHTGCRTRSQCRRSGPLRVAMKFPTQNTRGAANKRAAPPEPSENSVTDSSSDSEDENGMNFLEKRALNIKQNKAMLAKLMSELESFPGSFPGRRSLPGPSSQSKTTRRRTFPGVASRRNPERRARPLTRSRSRILGSLSALPPEEEEEEEEDKFMLVRKRKTMDNYMNEDDVPRNRRAGSMTLPHIIRPVEEITEEELENICNNSREKIYNRSLGSTCHQCRQKTIDTKTNCRNPECWGVRGQFCGPCLRNRYGEEVKDALLDPNWYCPPCRRICNCSFCRQRDGRCATGVLVYLAKYHGFGNVHAYLKSLKQEFEMQA; this is encoded by the exons CAAAAGGGTCACGGAGTAAAGAAGAACTTAAAGAAATTTAGATACGTGAAGTTGATTTCCATGGAAACCTCGTCATCCTCTGATGACAGTTGTGACAGCTTTGCTTCTGATAATTTTGCAAACACG AGACTGCAGTCAGACCACACTGGCTGCAGGACCCGAAGCCAGTGCAGAAGGTCCGGACCCCTCCGCGTGGCCATGAAGTTTCCAACTCAGAACACCAGGGGAGCCGCCAACAAGAGAGCAGCACCCCCAGAACCCTCTGAGAATTCTGTGACCGATTCCAGTTCTGATTCAGAAGATGAAAATGGCATGAATTTTTTGGAGAAAAGAGctttaaatataaagcaaaacaaagcaatg cTTGCAAAACTAATGTCAGAATTAGAAAGTTTCCCTGGCTCATTCCCTGGAAGGCGTTCCCTACCAGGCCCCAGTTCG CAGTCAAAGACAACCCGGAGGCGTACATTCCCAGGTGTTGCTTCCAGAAGAAACCCTGAACGGAGAGCTCGTCCTCTCACCAGGTCAAGGTCTCGGATCCTTGGGTCCCTTAGTGCTCTGCccccagaagaggaggaggaagaggaggaagataaGTTCATGTtggtgagaaagaggaagaccaTGGACAACTACATGAAT GAAGATGACGTGCCCAGAAATCGTCGTGCCGGATCCATGACCCTCCCACATATAATTCGCCCTGTGGAAGAAATTACAGAGGAAGAGCTGGAGAACATCTGTAACAACTCTCGAGAGAAGATCTATAACCGTTCATTG GGATCTACTTGCCACCAATGCCGCCAGAAAACTATCGATACCAAAACAAACTGCAGAAACCCGGAGTGCTGGGGTGTTCGTGGCCAGTTCTGTGGCCCCTGCCTTCGAAACCGTTATGGTGAAGAAGTCAAGGATGCTCTGCTGGATCCA AACTGGTATTGTCCGCCTTGCCGCCGAATCTGCAACTGCAGTTTCTGTCGGCAGCGAGATGGGCGGTGTGCGACTGGGGTCCTTGTGTATTTAGCCAAATACCATGGCTTTGGGAACGTGCATGCTTACTTGAAAAG tCTGAAACAGGAATTCGAAATGCAAGCATAG